Proteins encoded within one genomic window of Brassica rapa cultivar Chiifu-401-42 chromosome A09, CAAS_Brap_v3.01, whole genome shotgun sequence:
- the LOC103841594 gene encoding probable aquaporin SIP2-1, whose product MSRISIVVSDLVLSFMWIWSGVLVSILVHGVLGFSRNVTTGEIVGYTFSVISMFIFAFLQKLTKGGHYNPVAALASGGFGSFIFTIMVRVPAEVIGSILAVKHIIHVFPEIGKGPKLNVSIHQGALTEGVLTFFTVLISMELSRKIPGSFFMKTWISSIAKLSLHVLGADLTGGCMNPAAVMGWAYALGEHIAKEHLLVYWLGPVMATLLAVWFFNAVFKPLTKEQEKPKAKSD is encoded by the exons ATGAGTCGAATCAGTATAGTGGTTTCTGATCTGGTACTGTCCTTCATGTGGATATGGTCAGGAGTTCTTGTCAGCATCTTAGTCCACGGCGTACTTGGATTTAGCCGCAATGTAACGACCGGCGAGATCGTCGGATATACATTCTCTGTCATCTCCATGTTCATCTTCGCTTTTCTTCAGAAACTCACCAAAGGCGGACATTATAATCCTGTGGCCGCTTTGGCTTCCGGTGGCTTCGGCAGTTTCATCTTCACCATCATGGTTCGAGTCCCCGCCGAG GTGATAGGATCAATCCTTGCGGTTAAGCATATCATTCACGTTTTCCCTGAGATTGGAAAAGGACCAAAACTAAACGTATCAATCCATCAAGGCGCTTTAACCGAGGGGGTACTAACTTTTTTCACTGTACTGATCTCAATGGAACTATCAAGAAAGATCCCTGGAAGTTTCTTCATGAAGACTTGGATTAGTAGTATTGCTAAGTTATCTCTCCATGTTCTTGGAGCTGATCTAACCGGCGGCTGCATGAATCCAGCAGCG GTTATGGGATGGGCTTATGCACTCGGTGAACATATAGCAAAAGAGCATTTACTTGTGTATTGGCTTGGACCTGTGATGGCTACGTTGCTTGCTGTTTGGTTCTTCAATGCTGTGTTTAAGCCTCTGACTAAAGAACAAGAGAAACCTAAGGCTAAATCTGACTGA
- the LOC103841597 gene encoding LOW QUALITY PROTEIN: autophagy-related protein 3-like (The sequence of the model RefSeq protein was modified relative to this genomic sequence to represent the inferred CDS: inserted 1 base in 1 codon; substituted 1 base at 1 genomic stop codon), producing MISSPSALHVHVPCLRKAASVAEEYEAAGGEVLVDDEDDDGWLATHGKPKDKVNEDENXPSMXALDINEKSGIRSIPTYFGAEEEDDDIPDMEEFDEADNVVENDTATLQSTYLVAHEPDDDNILRTRTDDNTQRKHHVLTYPTNFPLLCYLDSLILLA from the exons ATGATCTCGTCTCCAAGTGCCCTACATGTTCATG TACCTTGTCTACGGAAAGCTGCATCTGTGGCAGAGGAATATGAAGCTGCTGGAGGAGAAGTGTtggttgatgatgaagatgatgatggttGGCTGGCTACACATGGGAAACCGAAAG ATAAAGTCAACGAAGATGAGAACTAGCCGTCCA GTGCCTTGGATATAAACGAGAAAAGCGGTATACGATCAATACCAACGTATTTTGGAGCTGAGGAAGAGGATGATGATATTCCAGATATGGAAGAGTTTGATGAGGCTGACAATGTGGTGGAAAATGATACG GCAACTCTTCAGTCAACTTATCTTGTGGCTCATGAACCTGATGATGATAACATTCTCCGAACTCGTACAGATGATAACACTCAACGTAAGCATCATGTCTTAACATACCCAACGAATTTCCCACTGCTTTGTTATCTTGATTCTCTCATTCTTTTGGCTTAA